CGACCTAGCGCAGTTCCGCGAGCTCGCTGCGTTCTCCCAGTTCGGATCGGACCTGGACAAGGCGACCCAGGACCAGCTCACCCGCGGCGAGCGGATGGTGGAGCTCTTGAAGCAGGGGCAGTACGAGCCGCTGCCGGTGGAGCGCCAGGTCGCGATAGTCTACGCGGGCACGCAGGGGTTTCTCGACGACCTCCCGACGAGCGACATCCGCGATTTCGAGACGGGGCTCTATGAGTACCTCGACAAGAGCTACGCCGACCTGATGCACGACATGAAACAGAAATACGAGCTGACGGATGCGATCGAGGCGAAGCTCAAGAAGGCGATCGCGGCCTGGAAGGAGCTGTTCACGAAGAAGCGCGGGGGCGCCTCGAGGTAATCACGTGGCGACCCTTCGCGACATACGACGCCGGATCCGGAGCGTCCGGAGCACGGCCCAGATCACCAAGACGATGGAGATGGTCTCGGCGGCGAAGCTCCGCCGCGCGCAGGCGACGGTCGAGTCGGCGAGACCCTATGCCGGCGACCTGAGCGCGGTTCTCGCGAACCTGGCCGAGGCCTCAAGCGACCTGAGCCACCCGGCGTTCGCGAAACGCGAGGTGAAAAACCGCGCGATCGTGCTCGTCAGCTCCGACCGTGGTCTCTGCGGCGCCTTCAACACGAACCTGGTCCGGGCCGTCGAGGAGCGCATGCGCGAGAAGCGCCAGCCCACGCGGCTGGTCCTCCTCGGCAAGAAGGGCTCCGATTTCTTCCGTCGGCGCGGTGCCTCGATCCTCGTCTCGAAGACGGACCTGGGCGGCGTCGCCGACTGGGGATTCGCGGAGGAGACGAGCCGCGCGGTTCTCTCGCGCGTGGCGGCGGGCGAGATCGACGAGGTGGACCTGATCTACACGCGCTTCAAGAGCGCCCTGCGCCGCTACGTCGTCATGGAGCCGTACCTCCCGCTCGGGGGCGGGACCTTCGCGCGCGCCTCCGAGTCGGTCCAGGGCGCGGGCAGGGAACGCAAGGCTTCCGGGGCGCGCGAGTACATCTACGAGCCCGACCCGGGCGCCATCCTGACCCGCATCGTGCCCTACTTCCTGGCGATGCGGCTCTACATGGCGCTCGCGGAATCCGCCGCCGCGGAGCACGGCGCGCGGATGATCGCGATGGGCTCCGCCACGAAGAACGCGAACGAGATGATCCAGACGCTCACGCTGCACATGAACCGGACCCGCCAGGCCACGATCACGCGCGAAATCGTCGAGATCGTCGGCGGGGCCGAAGCGCTCAAGTAGAAGCGCTCAAATAAAGGAAGGACCATGGCGAACGCGACTCGAAGGAACGCGACCCGGACCAGCGCTACCCCGGACCCGACCCAGACGAACGGCACGGGAGGCAACGTCGGCAGCATTATCCAGGTGATCGGGCCCACGGTGGACGTGCGGTTCGACCCGGAACATTTGCCGCCGATCTTGAACGCCCTCCGGATCGAGTACCCCGAGCAGGACATCCGCCTCACGGTCGAGGTGGCGCTCCATATCGGCGATGAGGTGGTTCGTTGCGTCGCGATGTCCTCCACCGACGGACTCGTCCGCGATATGAAGGCGGTCGACACCGGCGGCCCGATCCAAGTGCCCGTCGGACGACAGACGCTCGGCCGCGTGTTCAACCTCCTCGGGGAGCCCATCGATCAGGGCGTCCCCGTGAAGCAGCCGGAGCTCAAGCTTCCGATCCACCGCGCTCCACCCACGTTCGAAGAGCAGGAGACCGTGGCGCGGATTTTCGAGACCGGGATCAAAGTCGTCGACCTGCTCGCCCCCTACGCCAAGGGTGGAAAGATCGGTCTCTTCGGCGGCGCCGGCCTCGGGAAGACGGTCATCTTGCAAGAGCTGATCCGGAACATCGCCACGGAGCACGGCGGCTTCTCGGTCTTCTCGGGCGTGGGGGAGCGGACGCGCGAAGGGAACGACCTCTGGCTGGAGATGAAGGAATCGGGCGTCATCGACAAGACCGTGATGGTATTCGGGCAGATGAACGAGCCTCCCGGAGCCCGGCTCCGCGTCGGCTTGACCGGCGTCACGATGGCGGAGTACTTCCGCGATCAGGAAAACCAGGACGTCCTTTTCTTCGTGGACAATATTTTCAGATTCGTGCAGGCAGGATCCGAGGTGTCCGCGCTGCTGGGGCGAATGCCTTCCGCAGTGGGATATCAGCCCACGCTCTCGACGGAGATGGGCGCGCTCCAAGAGCGCATCACCTCGACGAAGCGCGGCTCCATTACCTCGGTCCAGGCGATTTACGTGCCCGCGGATGATCTCACCGATCCCGCGCCGGCGACGACCTTCACCCACCTCGACGCGACCACCGTGCTGTCGCGAAGGATCAGCGAGCTGGGGATCTACCCGGCGGTGGATCCGCTCGATTCCACGTCGCGCATCCTGGATCCCCACGTGGTGGGCG
The genomic region above belongs to Candidatus Eisenbacteria bacterium and contains:
- the atpG gene encoding ATP synthase F1 subunit gamma translates to MATLRDIRRRIRSVRSTAQITKTMEMVSAAKLRRAQATVESARPYAGDLSAVLANLAEASSDLSHPAFAKREVKNRAIVLVSSDRGLCGAFNTNLVRAVEERMREKRQPTRLVLLGKKGSDFFRRRGASILVSKTDLGGVADWGFAEETSRAVLSRVAAGEIDEVDLIYTRFKSALRRYVVMEPYLPLGGGTFARASESVQGAGRERKASGAREYIYEPDPGAILTRIVPYFLAMRLYMALAESAAAEHGARMIAMGSATKNANEMIQTLTLHMNRTRQATITREIVEIVGGAEALK
- the atpD gene encoding F0F1 ATP synthase subunit beta, whose protein sequence is MANATRRNATRTSATPDPTQTNGTGGNVGSIIQVIGPTVDVRFDPEHLPPILNALRIEYPEQDIRLTVEVALHIGDEVVRCVAMSSTDGLVRDMKAVDTGGPIQVPVGRQTLGRVFNLLGEPIDQGVPVKQPELKLPIHRAPPTFEEQETVARIFETGIKVVDLLAPYAKGGKIGLFGGAGLGKTVILQELIRNIATEHGGFSVFSGVGERTREGNDLWLEMKESGVIDKTVMVFGQMNEPPGARLRVGLTGVTMAEYFRDQENQDVLFFVDNIFRFVQAGSEVSALLGRMPSAVGYQPTLSTEMGALQERITSTKRGSITSVQAIYVPADDLTDPAPATTFTHLDATTVLSRRISELGIYPAVDPLDSTSRILDPHVVGEEHYNLARAVQKVLQRYKDLQDIIAILGIDELSEDDKVIVSRARKIQRFLSQPFFVAEPFTGQQGRYVKLEDTIRSFKTIVEGKCDHIPEQAFYMVGTIDEVFQKAEQMGVAPAA